One part of the Streptomyces lydicus genome encodes these proteins:
- a CDS encoding adenosine deaminase produces the protein MAPAPSSPSERPAPGPLPKAELHLHIEGTLEPGLAFALAERNGVTLPYATEDELRRAYSFADLQSFLDLYYALMAVLRTEDDFADLAHAYLARAKEQGVRHAEIFFDPQAHTARGVPIGTVIGGLARALDSAEDTYGISTRLIMCFLRDETADSALATFEAARPYLDRITAVGLDSAEVGHPPSKFAAVFRLAKEAGLKCVAHAGEEGPPAYVWEALDVLGVDRIDHGVRSMEDERLVARLAAEQVPLTVCPLSNVRLRVIDDLADHPLPAMLEAGLLVTVNSDDPAYFGGYVDDNFTAVRDALGLDPATLRTLARNSFRASFLDEAVREKYLKEVDAHEAGAHRQ, from the coding sequence GTGGCTCCCGCTCCCTCCTCCCCGTCCGAACGGCCCGCTCCCGGGCCGCTGCCCAAGGCCGAGCTGCATCTGCACATCGAAGGCACCCTGGAACCCGGACTGGCCTTCGCGCTGGCCGAACGCAACGGCGTCACGCTCCCCTACGCCACCGAGGACGAGCTGCGCCGCGCCTACTCCTTCGCCGACCTCCAGTCGTTCCTGGACCTCTACTACGCGCTGATGGCCGTACTGCGCACCGAGGACGACTTCGCCGACCTAGCCCACGCCTATCTGGCCCGCGCCAAGGAGCAGGGCGTACGGCACGCGGAGATCTTCTTCGACCCGCAGGCGCACACCGCCCGCGGCGTCCCGATCGGCACGGTCATCGGCGGCCTGGCCCGCGCGCTGGACAGCGCCGAGGACACCTACGGCATCAGCACCCGCCTGATCATGTGCTTCCTGCGCGACGAGACCGCCGATTCGGCCCTCGCGACCTTCGAGGCGGCCCGCCCGTACCTCGACCGGATCACCGCCGTCGGCCTGGACTCGGCCGAGGTCGGCCACCCGCCGTCGAAGTTCGCGGCGGTCTTCCGGCTCGCCAAGGAGGCCGGCCTCAAGTGCGTGGCGCACGCGGGGGAGGAGGGCCCGCCCGCGTACGTGTGGGAGGCCCTGGACGTCCTCGGCGTGGACCGGATCGACCACGGCGTGCGCTCCATGGAGGACGAGCGGCTGGTCGCCCGCCTCGCCGCCGAGCAGGTGCCGCTCACCGTCTGCCCGCTGTCCAACGTCCGGCTGCGGGTCATCGACGACCTCGCCGACCACCCGCTGCCCGCCATGCTGGAGGCCGGGCTGCTGGTGACCGTCAACTCCGACGACCCGGCGTACTTCGGCGGCTACGTGGACGACAACTTCACCGCCGTGCGCGACGCCCTCGGCCTGGACCCGGCGACGCTGCGCACCCTGGCCCGCAACTCCTTCCGCGCCTCCTTCCTGGACGAGGCGGTGCGCGAGAAGTACCTCAAGGAGGTCGACGCGCACGAGGCGGGCGCGCACCGGCAGTAG
- a CDS encoding sirohydrochlorin chelatase — translation MTAPTPHPSAPSPAPLGAGDLAAEITAQLSTRLRTVRLHGFHRPAPAAPTLVAVAHGSRDPRALPTVRALLDRVRALRPGLPVRLGHLELNRPLLADTLAELSGRAVLVPLLFGHGHHVTHDLPAALAAAPHLTGRTAEPLGPHPLLAEALHGRLLEAGATAGRGCTAVVLAAAGSRSARSARDTERTTALLSARLGGLPVVPAYASAATPSVPDAVRELTARGHERIAVAGCFTAPGRFATQCAQAAPGAAAAPLGDHPALARLVLHRYDQALLTRSGSDPESTRAATVAV, via the coding sequence ATGACGGCGCCGACACCGCACCCCTCCGCCCCGTCCCCCGCGCCCCTCGGCGCCGGGGACCTCGCCGCCGAGATCACCGCCCAGCTGAGCACCCGGCTCCGCACGGTCCGGCTGCACGGCTTCCACCGCCCCGCACCGGCCGCCCCCACCCTCGTCGCGGTGGCCCACGGCAGCCGCGATCCGCGGGCGCTGCCCACCGTCCGCGCGCTCCTCGACCGGGTCCGCGCGCTCCGCCCCGGCCTGCCCGTACGGCTCGGCCACCTCGAACTCAACCGTCCGCTGCTCGCCGACACCCTCGCGGAGCTGTCCGGCCGGGCCGTCCTCGTACCGCTGCTCTTCGGCCACGGCCACCACGTCACCCACGACCTGCCCGCCGCGCTGGCCGCCGCCCCGCACCTCACCGGCCGGACTGCCGAGCCGCTCGGGCCGCACCCGCTGCTCGCCGAGGCGCTGCACGGCAGGCTGCTGGAGGCCGGCGCCACCGCCGGCCGCGGCTGCACCGCCGTGGTCCTGGCCGCCGCCGGCTCCCGGTCCGCGCGCTCCGCCCGGGACACCGAACGCACCACCGCCCTCCTCTCCGCCCGCCTCGGCGGCCTCCCCGTGGTCCCCGCCTACGCCTCCGCCGCCACCCCGTCCGTGCCCGACGCGGTCCGGGAACTGACCGCCCGCGGCCACGAACGGATCGCCGTCGCCGGCTGCTTCACCGCGCCCGGCCGCTTCGCCACCCAGTGCGCACAGGCCGCCCCCGGGGCCGCCGCCGCGCCCCTGGGCGACCACCCCGCACTGGCCCGTCTGGTCCTGCACCGCTACGACCAGGCGCTCCTGACGCGTTCCGGATCCGACCCCGAGAGCACCAGGGCGGCTACCGTCGCTGTATGA
- a CDS encoding deoxyguanosinetriphosphate triphosphohydrolase — MTGTPPTIPGYTPADAERWVPEPDKRPGRTAFQRDRARVLHSAALRRLAGKTQVVTPGAHTHAWDATPRTRLTHSLECAQVGRELGAALGCDPDLVETACLAHDLGHPPFGHNGEQALNEVAASCGGFEGNAQSLRLLARLEPKRFVSAPGGSVVSVGLNLSRAALDAATKYPWARGGHPTDPGSRKFGVYEDDLPVFAWFRQGTPDGAQSFEAQVMDWSDDVAYSVHDVEDGLHAGHLDPNVLLADPERAEIFAVAAERYAPGAGDAELAAALDRLLEQEWWPHGYDGSALAQARLKDATSQLIGRFCLAAEAATRARWGSGRLTRYGAELVVPAETRLECAVLKAVADRYVMQRPDQEALRADQRIVIAELAEALLARAPDGLDPQFRSLFDAAPDDTARMRAVIDQIAALTDLSARSLHARLTRRPGNAEANPG, encoded by the coding sequence ATGACGGGCACACCACCGACCATCCCCGGCTACACCCCGGCCGACGCCGAGCGCTGGGTCCCCGAGCCCGACAAACGGCCCGGCCGCACCGCCTTCCAGCGCGACCGCGCCCGCGTGCTGCACTCCGCCGCGCTGCGCCGGCTGGCCGGCAAGACCCAGGTCGTCACCCCCGGCGCGCACACCCACGCCTGGGACGCCACCCCGCGCACCCGGCTGACCCACTCCCTGGAGTGCGCCCAGGTCGGCCGCGAACTGGGCGCGGCCCTCGGCTGTGACCCGGACCTGGTCGAGACCGCCTGTCTGGCGCACGATCTCGGCCACCCGCCCTTCGGCCACAACGGCGAGCAGGCCCTCAACGAAGTCGCCGCGTCCTGCGGCGGCTTCGAGGGCAACGCCCAGTCGCTGCGGCTGCTGGCCCGTCTGGAGCCCAAGCGCTTCGTGTCCGCCCCGGGCGGCAGCGTGGTCAGCGTCGGACTGAACCTCTCCCGCGCCGCCCTCGACGCCGCCACCAAGTACCCCTGGGCGCGCGGCGGCCACCCCACCGACCCCGGCTCCCGGAAGTTCGGGGTCTACGAGGACGACCTGCCCGTCTTCGCGTGGTTCCGGCAGGGCACGCCCGACGGGGCGCAGAGCTTCGAGGCCCAGGTCATGGACTGGTCCGACGACGTCGCGTACTCGGTGCACGACGTCGAGGACGGACTGCACGCCGGGCACCTCGACCCCAACGTCCTGCTCGCCGACCCCGAGCGCGCCGAGATCTTCGCGGTCGCCGCCGAGCGCTATGCGCCGGGCGCCGGCGACGCGGAGCTGGCCGCGGCGCTGGACCGCCTGCTGGAGCAGGAGTGGTGGCCGCACGGCTACGACGGCTCGGCCCTCGCCCAGGCCCGCCTCAAGGACGCCACCAGCCAGCTGATCGGCCGCTTCTGCCTGGCCGCCGAGGCCGCGACCCGCGCCAGGTGGGGCAGCGGCCGGCTCACCCGCTACGGAGCGGAGCTGGTGGTTCCGGCCGAAACCCGGCTGGAATGCGCCGTTTTGAAAGCGGTCGCCGACCGCTATGTCATGCAGCGCCCCGACCAGGAGGCGCTCCGCGCCGACCAGCGCATCGTCATCGCCGAACTGGCCGAGGCGCTGCTCGCCCGCGCCCCCGACGGCCTTGACCCGCAGTTCCGTTCGCTGTTCGACGCGGCCCCCGACGACACCGCCCGGATGCGCGCCGTCATCGACCAGATCGCGGCCTTGACGGACCTCTCGGCGCGCTCTCTGCACGCCCGCCTCACCCGACGCCCTGGTAACGCAGAGGCCAACCCAGGGTGA
- a CDS encoding NAD(P)/FAD-dependent oxidoreductase, producing the protein MVDAHQTFVIVGGGLAGAKAAETLRGEGFTGRVILICDERDHPYERPPLSKGYLLGKEERDSVFVHEPAWYAQAHIELHLGQPAVHLDPDAKTVRLGDGTLIAYDKLLLATGAEPRRLDIPGTGLAGVHHLRRLAHAERLRGVLASLGRDNGHLVIAGAGWIGLEVAAAARSYGAEVTVVEAAPTPLHGILGPELGGLFTDLHRAHGVRFHFGARFTEIVGQDGMVLAVRTDDGEEHPAHDVLAAIGAAPRTALAEQAGLDLVDRAAGGGIAVDAALRTSDPYIYAAGDVAAADHPLLDTRLRVEHWANALNGGPAAARAMLGQDISYDRVPYFFSDQYDVGMEYSGYAPPGSYAQVVCRGDVAKREFIAFWLAADGRLLAGMNVNVWDVAESIQRLIRSNHPLDPIKLADPEVPLTALLP; encoded by the coding sequence GTGGTCGACGCACACCAGACGTTCGTCATCGTCGGGGGTGGCCTGGCCGGAGCCAAGGCGGCGGAGACGCTCCGCGGGGAAGGCTTCACCGGCCGGGTGATCCTCATCTGTGACGAGCGCGACCACCCCTACGAACGGCCCCCGCTGTCCAAGGGGTACCTGCTCGGCAAGGAAGAGCGCGACAGCGTCTTCGTCCATGAACCCGCCTGGTACGCCCAGGCACACATCGAGCTCCACCTGGGCCAGCCCGCCGTCCACCTGGACCCCGACGCCAAAACCGTACGCCTCGGCGACGGCACCCTGATCGCCTACGACAAGCTGCTGCTGGCCACCGGCGCCGAACCGCGCCGCCTCGACATCCCCGGCACCGGCCTGGCCGGCGTCCACCACCTGCGGCGCCTCGCGCACGCCGAGCGGCTGCGCGGCGTGCTGGCCTCCCTCGGCCGCGACAACGGCCACCTCGTGATCGCCGGCGCCGGCTGGATCGGCCTGGAGGTCGCCGCCGCCGCCCGCTCCTACGGCGCCGAGGTCACCGTCGTCGAGGCCGCCCCCACCCCGCTGCACGGCATCCTGGGCCCCGAACTCGGCGGCCTGTTCACCGACCTGCACCGCGCACACGGCGTCCGCTTCCACTTCGGCGCCCGCTTCACCGAAATCGTCGGCCAGGACGGCATGGTGCTCGCCGTGCGCACCGACGACGGCGAGGAACACCCCGCCCACGACGTGCTCGCCGCGATCGGCGCCGCGCCGCGCACCGCGCTCGCCGAACAGGCCGGCCTCGACCTCGTCGACCGCGCGGCCGGCGGCGGCATCGCGGTGGACGCCGCGCTGCGCACCTCCGATCCGTACATCTACGCCGCGGGCGACGTCGCCGCCGCCGACCACCCCCTCCTCGACACCCGCCTGCGCGTCGAACACTGGGCCAACGCCCTCAACGGAGGCCCCGCGGCCGCCCGCGCCATGCTCGGCCAGGACATCAGCTACGACCGCGTCCCGTACTTCTTCTCCGACCAGTACGACGTCGGCATGGAGTACTCCGGCTACGCCCCGCCCGGCTCGTACGCGCAGGTCGTCTGCCGCGGCGACGTCGCCAAGCGGGAGTTCATCGCCTTCTGGCTCGCCGCCGACGGCCGGCTGCTGGCGGGCATGAACGTCAACGTGTGGGACGTCGCCGAAAGCATCCAGCGGCTCATCCGCTCCAACCACCCGCTGGACCCGATCAAGCTGGCCGATCCGGAGGTTCCGCTGACCGCGCTGCTCCCGTAG
- a CDS encoding threo-3-hydroxy-L-aspartate ammonia-lyase — protein sequence MTQRTGPVRPGGDAPDLVTFDDVRDAARRLAGVAHRTPVLRSRTLDAAVGAEVHLKCENFQRVGAFKFRGAYNALSRLAPEQLARGVAAYSSGNHAQAVALAARELGSRAVIVMPEDAPQSKADATAGYGAEIVRYDRYTADRAALAHQLAEERGLALVPPYEHPHIIAGQGTAALELLEETGRLDALLAPVGGGGLMAGSATAATALAPGIRMIGVEPEAGDDTRRSLAAGHPVTIPVPRTIADGQAVDTPGALTFAINRRLLDSVVLVSDDEIRAAMRFAFERLKIVTEPSGASALAALLAGRVSPLPARIGVIISGGNIGPDRFAELLG from the coding sequence ATGACGCAGCGCACCGGCCCCGTCCGCCCCGGCGGTGACGCCCCGGACCTCGTCACGTTCGACGACGTCCGGGACGCCGCCCGGCGACTGGCGGGCGTGGCCCACCGCACCCCCGTCCTCCGCTCCCGCACCCTCGACGCGGCGGTCGGCGCCGAGGTGCACCTCAAGTGCGAGAACTTCCAGCGGGTCGGCGCCTTCAAGTTCCGCGGCGCCTACAACGCCCTCTCCCGGCTCGCACCGGAGCAACTGGCCCGCGGCGTCGCCGCCTACTCCTCGGGCAACCACGCGCAGGCCGTCGCGCTGGCCGCGCGGGAGCTGGGCAGCCGCGCCGTCATCGTCATGCCCGAGGACGCCCCGCAGTCCAAGGCCGACGCGACAGCCGGCTACGGCGCCGAGATCGTCCGCTACGACCGCTACACCGCCGACCGCGCCGCCCTCGCCCACCAGCTCGCCGAGGAACGCGGACTGGCCCTCGTCCCGCCCTACGAGCACCCGCACATCATCGCGGGACAGGGCACCGCCGCCCTGGAACTGCTGGAGGAGACCGGCCGGCTCGACGCGCTGCTGGCCCCCGTCGGCGGCGGCGGGCTGATGGCCGGCTCGGCCACCGCCGCCACCGCGCTGGCACCGGGCATCCGCATGATCGGCGTCGAGCCGGAGGCCGGCGACGACACCCGCCGCTCCCTGGCCGCCGGCCACCCCGTCACCATCCCCGTACCGCGCACCATCGCCGACGGCCAGGCCGTCGACACCCCCGGCGCGCTGACCTTCGCCATCAACCGCCGCCTGCTCGACTCCGTCGTCCTGGTCAGCGACGACGAGATCCGCGCCGCCATGCGGTTCGCCTTCGAGCGGCTGAAGATCGTCACCGAACCCAGCGGCGCCAGCGCCCTCGCCGCCCTCCTGGCCGGCCGCGTCAGCCCCCTGCCGGCCCGCATCGGCGTGATCATCTCCGGCGGCAACATCGGCCCGGACCGCTTCGCCGAACTGCTGGGGTGA